The Desmonostoc muscorum LEGE 12446 genome includes a region encoding these proteins:
- a CDS encoding IS5 family transposase, whose translation MAYSSNLTDAEWEIFEPLLQEILPTKKQTRPTNWPKRDIFNGILYQLKNGCNWQDLPKDLPPYSTVYWHYKQWRAAGVFEELMSVLHGQVREQVKKKPHWTTLIIIDSQAVKNTCNASVESKGFCFYKATNGIKRHLAIDTLGFPFFTLCTRANVSDDAGLIEMFTLNIDYFKSKPIDIPKITILLDHGYHPEYLTQELERIYPEIMTKIQFQLSTKPSKQEKAAQGKSGFVPAIARWVIERSNAWMERCKILVKNFERTLVSATAKLNICFIRLMIKRLAAPS comes from the coding sequence ATGGCGTATTCCAGCAACCTCACTGATGCAGAATGGGAAATTTTTGAACCCTTATTGCAAGAGATATTACCGACTAAGAAGCAGACTCGACCGACCAACTGGCCAAAGCGAGATATCTTCAATGGAATTCTCTATCAACTAAAAAATGGATGCAATTGGCAAGACTTACCTAAAGACCTCCCCCCTTATTCCACTGTATATTGGCACTACAAACAGTGGCGAGCAGCCGGGGTATTTGAGGAACTGATGAGTGTCTTACATGGACAAGTGCGTGAACAGGTAAAAAAAAAACCGCACTGGACGACATTGATCATCATTGACTCCCAAGCAGTGAAAAATACCTGCAACGCCAGTGTGGAGTCGAAAGGTTTTTGCTTCTACAAAGCCACCAACGGTATTAAAAGGCATTTGGCTATTGACACCCTTGGGTTTCCCTTTTTTACGCTCTGTACTCGCGCCAATGTCTCGGATGATGCCGGATTAATTGAGATGTTTACTCTCAACATCGACTACTTCAAGTCAAAACCTATCGATATTCCCAAGATTACTATCCTGCTAGATCATGGGTATCACCCAGAATATTTGACTCAGGAGTTAGAGCGAATTTACCCAGAGATCATGACCAAAATTCAGTTTCAACTTTCTACGAAACCCTCAAAACAAGAGAAAGCGGCACAAGGAAAATCTGGATTTGTTCCGGCAATAGCTAGATGGGTGATCGAACGCTCCAATGCTTGGATGGAGCGCTGTAAAATTCTGGTTAAGAACTTTGAACGAACCCTGGTTAGTGCCACTGCCAAACTCAATATCTGCTTCATCAGGCTAATGATTAAGAGGCTTGCAGCACCTTCTTAG
- a CDS encoding LysR family transcriptional regulator has protein sequence MRLEQLQAFLAIAQTGSFQQAARTCGVTQSTISRQIQALEADLGIELFHRTSHAKLTLAGERLIPRVRKICQEWQTATEELADLIAGKQPELCIAAIHSLCGSYLPPVLQKFCRDYPDVQLRVTSLGSDRALKVLKDGLVDLAIVMNNRFLTTGREMVVETLYDEPIEVLTAANHPLAQYEFVPWSELIRYPQVVFKDGYGMQRLVQDRFERMEAKLQAALEVNTLDAFRGVVRQGELIALLPQSALVEARQDPTLAIRSLAGNSTGGVPDSSSLTRRVVMVTTQDRLQIPPIKHFWQLVRENIPLQIDQQRSAS, from the coding sequence ATGCGCCTAGAGCAGTTGCAAGCCTTTCTAGCGATCGCCCAAACCGGCAGCTTTCAACAAGCAGCGCGAACATGTGGTGTCACGCAATCGACGATTAGTCGCCAAATCCAAGCATTAGAAGCAGATTTGGGGATAGAACTGTTTCACAGAACCAGCCATGCCAAGCTGACTCTGGCAGGTGAACGTTTGATACCTCGTGTCCGCAAAATTTGCCAAGAATGGCAGACTGCTACAGAAGAATTAGCCGATTTAATCGCCGGAAAGCAGCCAGAACTTTGCATTGCCGCCATTCACTCTCTCTGCGGATCTTACTTACCACCAGTGTTACAAAAATTTTGTCGTGATTATCCAGATGTGCAATTGCGGGTGACTTCATTGGGAAGCGATCGCGCCCTGAAAGTCCTCAAGGATGGATTAGTAGATTTAGCAATTGTCATGAATAATCGGTTTCTAACCACTGGTAGAGAAATGGTAGTAGAAACACTTTATGATGAACCTATAGAAGTTTTAACCGCAGCCAATCATCCCCTAGCCCAATATGAATTTGTCCCTTGGTCAGAGTTAATTCGTTATCCCCAAGTGGTTTTTAAAGATGGTTATGGGATGCAGCGTTTAGTACAAGATAGATTTGAGCGAATGGAGGCTAAACTCCAGGCAGCTTTAGAGGTAAATACCCTAGATGCCTTCCGGGGAGTAGTGCGCCAAGGCGAACTCATAGCTTTACTACCTCAATCAGCATTAGTAGAAGCACGCCAAGACCCTACCCTAGCTATTCGTTCCCTAGCCGGCAATAGTACTGGTGGTGTACCAGATAGTTCTAGTTTGACTCGCCGGGTAGTAATGGTCACAACTCAAGACCGGCTGCAAATTCCTCCCATCAAGCACTTTTGGCAACTTGTGCGGGAAAATATCCCACTGCAAATTGACCAGCAGCGATCGGCTTCTTAA
- a CDS encoding DUF4915 domain-containing protein, whose amino-acid sequence MKRGSFEPVAFCAGYMCGCAFHGDFAIVGVSQPRHNKTFSGLPLDEKLQQKNAEPRCGLLVIDLRSGDIVHSLRMEGVVMELYDVVALGGVRRPMAIGF is encoded by the coding sequence TTGAAACGAGGCAGCTTTGAACCCGTGGCTTTTTGTGCCGGATACATGTGCGGTTGTGCATTTCATGGCGACTTTGCGATCGTGGGAGTTTCCCAACCCAGGCACAACAAGACCTTTAGCGGGTTACCCCTAGATGAGAAATTGCAACAAAAAAACGCCGAACCTCGCTGTGGGCTACTGGTGATTGATTTGAGGAGTGGGGATATTGTGCATTCTCTGCGAATGGAGGGGGTGGTAATGGAATTATACGACGTAGTGGCACTAGGGGGGGTGCGTCGTCCAATGGCGATCGGCTTTTAA
- a CDS encoding serpin family protein — MNRQKFSDVQENFLQRRYGVSLGRRYVLAAASVVLFSVLGCSQVDSNKSALAQSSLPQPETPLEKKTVKTDTKIVESNNKFGFKLFSEVQKSDGGEKNVFISPSSVAIALAMTYNGASGSTQQAMAKILELQGMNLSEINSAYAAALKQLLDNPDAKVQLKIANSLWANQEVKFQPDFLQRTEDFYQAKVSNLNFQDATASNAINKWVKDNTGGKIDKIVEKIEPNQVLFLINAIYFKGSWSNEFDKNQTAQHPFYVTSGREKQHPMMSQDGDYRYYENEQFQAVSLPYGKDGKVSFYIFLPKENSNLKAFSQNLNVENWEKWMTQFNKQKGFIRLPRFKTEYDVTLNNALKALGMEEAFSNKANFSGMGKNFAISQVKHKTFVEVNEEGTEAAAATSVGIVATSLRQEPKPFRMIVDRPFFCAIRDNQTGSVLFMGSIIEPQ; from the coding sequence ATGAATCGGCAAAAATTTAGTGATGTCCAAGAAAATTTTCTGCAAAGACGTTACGGAGTTAGTCTCGGCAGACGTTATGTTTTGGCAGCTGCAAGTGTTGTTCTCTTTAGTGTATTGGGGTGTTCTCAGGTCGATAGTAATAAAAGTGCCCTTGCTCAATCTAGTTTACCTCAGCCAGAAACTCCATTGGAAAAAAAAACAGTCAAGACTGATACTAAAATCGTTGAGTCTAACAATAAGTTTGGCTTCAAACTTTTTTCAGAAGTTCAGAAAAGTGATGGTGGAGAAAAAAATGTTTTTATCTCGCCTTCCAGTGTAGCGATCGCCCTAGCCATGACCTACAATGGCGCTAGCGGCTCGACTCAACAAGCAATGGCAAAAATCCTGGAATTACAGGGGATGAATCTGTCAGAAATTAACTCTGCTTACGCAGCAGCTTTAAAGCAGCTTTTAGACAATCCCGATGCCAAAGTGCAACTCAAGATTGCTAACTCACTTTGGGCAAATCAAGAGGTGAAATTTCAGCCAGACTTCCTCCAAAGAACAGAGGATTTCTATCAAGCCAAGGTCAGCAATTTAAATTTTCAAGATGCTACAGCCTCCAATGCCATCAATAAATGGGTAAAAGATAATACTGGCGGCAAAATCGATAAAATAGTCGAAAAAATCGAACCCAATCAAGTGTTGTTTTTAATTAATGCCATATATTTTAAAGGTAGTTGGAGTAACGAATTTGATAAAAATCAAACCGCGCAACATCCTTTTTACGTTACATCTGGCAGAGAAAAACAACACCCAATGATGTCACAAGACGGTGACTACAGATATTATGAAAACGAACAATTTCAGGCAGTGAGTTTACCTTACGGCAAAGATGGTAAAGTCAGTTTTTATATCTTTTTGCCCAAAGAAAACTCTAACCTCAAAGCCTTCTCGCAAAACTTGAATGTTGAGAACTGGGAAAAATGGATGACTCAATTCAACAAACAAAAAGGGTTTATTCGCTTACCCCGCTTCAAAACAGAATACGATGTTACACTTAACAATGCTTTGAAAGCTTTAGGTATGGAAGAGGCTTTCAGCAACAAAGCTAATTTTTCCGGCATGGGTAAAAACTTTGCCATTAGCCAAGTGAAGCATAAAACTTTTGTGGAAGTGAACGAAGAAGGCACCGAAGCGGCTGCGGCTACTTCGGTGGGAATAGTAGCAACATCTTTGAGACAAGAGCCAAAACCATTCCGAATGATTGTAGATCGTCCCTTCTTTTGTGCAATTCGGGATAATCAAACGGGAAGTGTTTTGTTTATGGGTTCAATTATTGAGCCGCAGTAA
- a CDS encoding AI-2E family transporter gives MQTRKLLDWWQTFTPIARIGAIALFVPLLVLNGWAISVFFNYFHSLIVILVGASVLAFLLNYPVSWMEHQGARREQVAILVFLLALSILLALGVTLFPLALTQAQQLVARLPELIDSGRSQLMILNEKAETFGLPINLDALVVQINDRVKGQLQAIAGQVLNLAVVTFTSLLDFLLTMVLTFYLLQHGGELWQSLVEWLPAKFRDPFSKTVRLSFQNFFITQLILSTCMASALIPSFLWLKVPFGLLFGLTIGIMALVPFGGSVGIALTTLLVALQDFSMGVKVLIAAVIVQQILENLIAPRILGSFTGLNPVWILISVLTGARIGGLLGVIVAVPTAVVIKTALSAVRLGGFTSETGEEDTTGEITAPIATNEPPKADAKNTLSISEATSP, from the coding sequence ATGCAGACACGCAAGCTACTCGACTGGTGGCAAACATTTACACCAATAGCGCGAATCGGGGCGATCGCGTTATTCGTTCCGCTGCTAGTTCTCAATGGTTGGGCAATTTCGGTATTTTTTAATTATTTCCATTCTCTCATAGTCATTCTAGTCGGAGCCTCGGTGCTAGCATTTCTGCTCAACTACCCCGTAAGTTGGATGGAGCATCAGGGTGCGAGGCGAGAGCAAGTTGCTATTTTAGTATTTCTCTTGGCTTTATCGATTTTATTGGCGTTGGGTGTGACACTTTTTCCTCTAGCCCTTACCCAAGCCCAGCAACTAGTGGCTCGCTTGCCAGAGTTAATTGACTCTGGACGCTCTCAGTTAATGATTCTAAACGAAAAAGCTGAGACTTTCGGCTTACCCATCAACCTGGATGCTCTGGTAGTGCAAATCAACGATCGCGTCAAGGGACAATTGCAAGCGATCGCTGGACAAGTTTTAAATCTGGCTGTAGTTACATTCACTAGTCTGCTAGATTTTCTCTTGACGATGGTTTTGACTTTCTATCTTTTACAGCATGGGGGTGAACTTTGGCAAAGTCTAGTAGAATGGCTACCCGCTAAATTTCGAGATCCTTTCTCTAAAACTGTGCGCTTGAGTTTCCAAAATTTCTTTATCACCCAGCTAATTTTATCTACCTGTATGGCCTCAGCCCTGATTCCGAGTTTTTTGTGGCTGAAAGTACCATTTGGCCTTTTATTTGGCCTAACTATTGGCATCATGGCTCTCGTGCCCTTTGGTGGTTCTGTAGGCATCGCCCTGACTACATTATTAGTAGCGCTGCAAGATTTTTCAATGGGTGTGAAAGTTTTGATAGCAGCGGTAATTGTACAACAAATTCTCGAAAATTTAATTGCTCCCCGAATTTTAGGTAGCTTTACTGGCTTAAACCCAGTTTGGATATTAATTTCAGTTTTAACAGGAGCAAGAATTGGCGGACTTTTGGGTGTAATTGTGGCAGTACCCACAGCTGTTGTGATTAAGACCGCTTTAAGTGCAGTGCGTCTTGGTGGGTTCACTAGTGAAACAGGGGAAGAAGACACCACAGGAGAAATAACTGCGCCGATTGCAACAAACGAACCTCCGAAAGCTGATGCCAAAAACACTCTCAGCATTTCGGAAGCGACATCACCTTAA
- a CDS encoding LCP family protein, protein MTIQRSSAEENQSGKASKSIKKIPHNSKSGRWLWFWVGMSGIAMVSATAGALLAVSLTSTPLQQAQLSPQDEAVFDGDRISGGVLRFSELTRPVNLLVMGMSVLPPDIQNPPEETKDLKYLPQVNSFDGLSDVMLLVKFDPETKKIIMLSIPRDTRTEIEGYGVKKINAANVDGGPALTAKTISNLLGGVGIDRYVRINVLGVGKLIDALGGVTVYVPKDMKYQDDSQHLYINLKAGKQHLNGDQVLQLLRFRHDELGDIGRIQRQQMVMRALMDQTLNPATVAQLPKVLDVVKEHIDTNLTVEELVALLGFGVRTNRSNMQMLMLPGRFSEKNEFDASYWLPSKNGIAKLMVQHFGLESEQEQQMAEPRSLRVAIQDSTGGDRSNLQPLIRALEKSGYRNVYIAKAWGEPLDVTHIVAQQGDGDSAESIRNTLGFGEVRVESTGNLGSDISIQVGQDWLEQKSILEKSLTP, encoded by the coding sequence GTGACCATTCAAAGAAGTTCGGCGGAAGAAAACCAATCGGGAAAAGCCTCAAAGTCCATTAAAAAAATTCCCCACAACTCGAAATCCGGACGTTGGCTGTGGTTTTGGGTGGGTATGAGTGGGATTGCGATGGTGTCAGCAACAGCGGGGGCGTTGTTGGCGGTGTCTTTGACTAGTACGCCTTTGCAGCAAGCCCAGCTAAGTCCACAGGATGAAGCGGTGTTTGATGGCGATCGCATTTCTGGAGGTGTGCTGCGATTTTCAGAATTAACTCGCCCGGTTAATCTGTTGGTTATGGGCATGAGCGTACTACCGCCAGATATCCAAAACCCTCCCGAAGAAACTAAAGATCTCAAATACCTGCCCCAAGTCAACTCCTTTGATGGTCTTTCTGATGTGATGCTCTTGGTCAAATTCGATCCAGAGACGAAAAAAATAATTATGCTCTCCATTCCCAGAGATACCCGCACAGAAATAGAAGGGTATGGAGTCAAAAAAATTAATGCTGCCAATGTTGATGGCGGGCCAGCTTTGACTGCTAAAACCATCAGTAATCTCTTGGGTGGGGTAGGAATCGATCGCTATGTCCGAATTAATGTTTTGGGAGTTGGCAAGCTAATTGATGCCTTGGGTGGCGTAACAGTCTACGTCCCCAAAGATATGAAGTATCAAGATGATTCTCAGCACTTGTACATCAATTTGAAGGCGGGTAAGCAGCATCTCAACGGCGATCAGGTACTACAATTGCTACGTTTTCGACATGACGAACTCGGAGATATTGGTCGAATTCAACGCCAGCAAATGGTGATGCGTGCTTTGATGGATCAGACTCTCAACCCAGCTACTGTAGCTCAATTGCCTAAAGTTCTTGATGTCGTTAAAGAACACATTGACACTAACTTGACGGTTGAGGAGTTAGTGGCATTATTGGGTTTTGGAGTGCGGACAAATCGCTCCAATATGCAAATGCTCATGCTACCAGGTCGCTTTAGCGAGAAGAATGAGTTTGATGCTAGCTATTGGTTACCCAGCAAAAATGGTATTGCCAAACTCATGGTTCAGCACTTTGGTCTGGAATCAGAACAGGAACAGCAGATGGCTGAACCACGTTCTTTACGTGTGGCAATTCAAGATAGTACAGGTGGCGATCGCTCTAACCTCCAACCATTAATTCGAGCCTTGGAAAAATCCGGATATCGCAATGTTTATATAGCCAAGGCATGGGGTGAACCTCTAGACGTAACTCACATCGTCGCCCAACAAGGTGATGGTGACAGTGCCGAATCAATTCGCAACACTTTGGGATTTGGAGAAGTGCGTGTGGAAAGTACTGGCAATCTCGGCTCGGATATCAGTATCCAAGTGGGCCAAGATTGGTTGGAACAAAAATCTATTTTGGAGAAGTCGCTCACACCCTAA
- a CDS encoding DUF7219 family protein, whose product MDEPNQKDKNKFLYPRSRYYGQVKPENLVFNANLQEFAQKVGYITNLETNGKLEPEDAYKQIKALWKQLKSSKKGLLIGDEPPDQP is encoded by the coding sequence ATGGACGAGCCTAACCAAAAAGACAAAAATAAATTTCTTTATCCTCGTAGTCGCTATTACGGTCAAGTTAAGCCAGAGAATTTAGTATTTAATGCCAATCTTCAAGAATTTGCTCAAAAAGTTGGCTACATTACCAATCTAGAAACTAATGGTAAGCTTGAGCCAGAAGATGCTTACAAACAGATTAAAGCACTTTGGAAACAGTTGAAATCCAGTAAAAAAGGACTCTTGATTGGTGACGAGCCACCAGATCAGCCTTAA
- a CDS encoding anthranilate phosphoribosyltransferase family protein translates to MTNFREFVQKVGGGKHTGENLTRAQAATATKMMLLGEATPAQIGAFLIAHRIKRPTGEELAGMLDAYDELGPKLQPIFSFSERPPIVLGIPYDGRTRTAPISPVTALLLAAAGQPVIMHGGDRLPTKYGLPLIDIWQGLGVDWTTLPLAKTQQVFAQTGIGFIYLPQHFPLTTSIWEYRDQLGKRPPLATMELIWCPYAGNAHVIAGFVHPPTEGMFQIALGLRGVTKFTLVKGLEGSCDLPRDRTAIIGLSSSVASPEIERLHLVPRDYRFTTKNVPLGTTEELVADIGEVLAGKPGELMQTALWNGGFYLWQSGICPNMPEGLAKAEELLTNGVVAAKLQELQALQ, encoded by the coding sequence ATGACCAATTTTAGGGAATTCGTGCAAAAAGTAGGCGGTGGTAAGCACACAGGGGAAAATTTAACTCGTGCCCAAGCAGCCACCGCTACTAAAATGATGTTGCTGGGTGAAGCTACACCAGCCCAAATTGGAGCGTTTTTGATTGCTCATCGAATCAAGCGTCCCACGGGGGAAGAGTTAGCGGGAATGTTGGATGCCTATGATGAACTCGGCCCAAAACTGCAACCAATCTTCTCTTTCTCTGAACGACCACCGATCGTTTTGGGCATCCCTTACGATGGCAGAACGCGCACTGCACCAATTAGTCCGGTGACAGCTTTACTACTCGCCGCAGCTGGACAACCAGTGATAATGCACGGTGGCGATCGCCTTCCAACTAAGTACGGATTACCCCTGATAGATATTTGGCAGGGTTTAGGAGTCGATTGGACTACCCTACCCCTAGCAAAAACCCAGCAAGTATTTGCACAAACGGGAATTGGCTTTATTTATCTACCTCAGCATTTCCCCTTAACTACAAGTATTTGGGAGTACCGTGACCAACTTGGCAAACGTCCGCCCTTGGCAACAATGGAGCTAATTTGGTGTCCTTATGCTGGAAATGCTCACGTAATTGCTGGGTTTGTCCATCCACCCACTGAAGGGATGTTTCAAATAGCTTTAGGGTTGCGGGGGGTAACAAAATTTACATTAGTGAAGGGATTGGAAGGTAGTTGTGACTTACCGCGCGATCGCACTGCAATCATCGGCTTATCTTCATCGGTAGCATCCCCAGAGATAGAACGATTGCACCTCGTACCGCGTGATTACCGCTTCACCACCAAGAATGTACCCCTTGGAACTACTGAAGAACTGGTGGCGGATATTGGGGAAGTTTTGGCAGGTAAACCAGGGGAATTAATGCAAACCGCCTTGTGGAATGGCGGATTTTACCTATGGCAAAGCGGTATTTGTCCAAATATGCCAGAGGGTTTAGCTAAGGCAGAAGAATTATTAACCAATGGTGTGGTGGCAGCTAAACTCCAAGAACTACAAGCCTTGCAGTAA
- a CDS encoding Ig-like domain-containing protein yields the protein MANAVLNLSDLNGSNGFVINGIDRFDFSGGSVSSAGDINGDGFDDLIIGAATADPNGENYAGESYVVFGSNSGFDAQLNLSDLNGSNGFVINGINAGDFSGRSVSSAGDINGDGFDDLIIGASTALGAPVASPNGLLTAGSSYVVFGSNSGFDAQLNLSDLNGSNGFVINGIDADDRLGVSVSSAGDINGDGFDDLIIGAESADPNGENYAGSSYVVFGSNSGFDAQLNLSDLNGSNGFVINGINAGDRLGRSVSSAGDINGDGFDDLIIGAESADPNGQLAAGSSYVVFGFASSTPANKPPVAVNDSATTDEDTAVNIEVLANDRNSLTVSAVDGNTIAVGTAITLSSGALVTLNADGSLTYDPNASFESLDVGESATDSFTYTTNNGSLTDTASVNLTINGVNDAPQVISVFNLSSLNGSNGFVINGVDAGDSSGGSVSSAGDINGDGFDDLIIGARRADPNGQFNAGSSYVVFGSNSGFDAQLNLLSLNGSNGFVINGIDEGDGSGVSVSSAGDINGDGFDDLIIGATGVGQSEEGSSYVVFGSNSGFDAQFNLSSLNGSNGFVINGVIDIEPI from the coding sequence ATGGCTAATGCAGTTTTAAATTTATCTGACCTTAACGGCAGCAACGGCTTTGTGATTAACGGCATTGATAGATTTGACTTCTCAGGGGGTTCTGTCAGCAGTGCAGGGGATATCAACGGCGACGGCTTCGATGACCTGATTATTGGGGCAGCAACTGCCGACCCCAACGGTGAGAATTATGCCGGGGAGAGCTACGTGGTCTTTGGCAGCAATAGTGGCTTTGATGCCCAACTCAACCTCTCTGACCTCAATGGCAGCAATGGCTTTGTGATTAACGGCATTAATGCGGGTGACTTCTCAGGCAGATCTGTCAGCAGTGCGGGGGATATCAACGGCGACGGCTTCGATGACCTGATTATTGGGGCATCAACTGCTCTTGGCGCACCAGTTGCCTCCCCCAACGGTCTGCTTACAGCCGGGTCAAGCTACGTGGTCTTTGGCAGCAATAGTGGCTTTGATGCCCAACTCAACCTCTCTGACCTCAATGGCAGCAACGGCTTTGTGATTAACGGCATTGATGCGGATGACAGATTAGGCGTTTCTGTCAGCAGTGCCGGGGATATCAACGGCGACGGCTTCGATGACCTGATTATCGGGGCAGAGAGTGCCGACCCCAACGGTGAGAATTATGCCGGGTCAAGCTACGTGGTGTTTGGCAGCAATAGTGGCTTTGATGCCCAACTCAACCTCTCTGACCTCAATGGCAGCAATGGCTTTGTGATTAACGGCATTAATGCGGGTGACAGATTAGGCAGATCTGTCAGCAGTGCGGGGGACATTAACGGCGATGGCTTTGATGACCTGATTATCGGGGCAGAGAGTGCCGACCCCAACGGTCAGCTTGCTGCCGGGTCAAGCTACGTGGTCTTTGGTTTTGCATCTTCCACACCTGCTAATAAACCTCCTGTTGCGGTTAATGACAGCGCTACCACCGACGAAGATACTGCTGTTAACATAGAGGTTTTAGCTAATGATCGCAACTCTCTAACGGTGTCGGCTGTCGATGGTAATACAATTGCTGTTGGCACTGCCATTACCCTGAGTTCTGGTGCTTTAGTTACCCTGAATGCTGATGGCAGTTTGACCTATGACCCCAATGCTTCATTTGAAAGTTTGGATGTTGGTGAAAGCGCCACTGACAGCTTTACATACACCACCAACAATGGCAGCTTGACTGATACAGCTAGCGTCAACTTGACCATTAACGGAGTCAATGATGCACCTCAGGTTATTTCAGTTTTTAACCTTTCTTCCCTTAACGGCAGCAACGGCTTTGTGATTAACGGCGTTGATGCGGGTGACTCCTCAGGCGGTTCTGTCAGCAGTGCGGGGGACATCAACGGCGACGGCTTCGATGACCTGATTATCGGGGCAAGACGTGCCGACCCCAACGGTCAGTTTAATGCAGGGTCAAGCTACGTGGTGTTTGGCAGCAATAGTGGCTTTGATGCCCAACTCAACCTCTTGTCCCTCAATGGCAGCAACGGCTTTGTGATTAACGGCATTGATGAGGGTGACGGCTCAGGCGTTTCTGTCAGCAGTGCCGGGGACATTAACGGCGACGGCTTCGATGACCTGATTATCGGGGCAACTGGTGTCGGTCAGTCTGAGGAAGGGTCAAGCTATGTGGTGTTTGGCAGCAATAGTGGCTTTGATGCCCAATTCAACCTTTCTTCCCTTAACGGCAGCAACGGCTTTGTAATTAATGGCGTTATTGATATAGAACCCATTTGA
- a CDS encoding HEAT repeat domain-containing protein, with amino-acid sequence MVNNINQLLVQVQTAHNAGDWSSLIQYLQQLILGADSGHPEIVKNREYLLSLTLSMLDMGDFQQRWEITKVLTKLGNIAIPPLIEILKDEDAEEELRWYAARTLGEFQHPDAIASLVELLKNDDDEELKAIAATALGQMGTVAITSLTELLLDEDTRLLAVRSLCCIPQTETIAPLLSVVQDPQAEIRAAAIEALSSFHDERIPPVLLNALDDVAPTVRRAAVVGLGFRPDLRQAFDLVTRLQPKLYDINLDVCCAAVVTLSRMGCDDAAKHLFDLLISSQTPITLQLETIRALSWMGTPSSLEYLQTAFHQSTSETVWQEIITVLGRVQKPELTTPATEILLEVLRLHRRATEIATIKSAIALSLGQLGKIEAIEALIWLLADSNTSVRLHAIAALKNLDQEATHQQLQELATNNEALTPDLQQGIAIALAEW; translated from the coding sequence ATCGTGAATAACATCAACCAGCTTTTGGTGCAAGTCCAGACAGCACATAATGCAGGTGATTGGTCATCACTAATTCAATATTTACAACAATTAATTTTAGGGGCAGACTCTGGACATCCAGAGATAGTTAAAAATAGAGAATATCTGCTCTCATTAACACTTTCAATGTTAGACATGGGAGATTTTCAGCAACGCTGGGAAATAACCAAGGTGTTAACTAAATTGGGAAATATTGCCATACCACCACTCATTGAAATATTAAAAGATGAAGACGCAGAGGAAGAATTACGCTGGTATGCAGCACGGACTTTGGGAGAATTTCAGCACCCAGATGCCATCGCATCTTTAGTAGAATTATTGAAAAATGATGATGATGAAGAACTTAAAGCGATCGCAGCTACAGCACTGGGGCAAATGGGTACTGTTGCTATTACTTCACTAACAGAACTTCTCTTAGATGAAGATACACGACTTTTAGCAGTGCGATCGCTTTGCTGTATTCCGCAAACAGAAACCATTGCACCACTGTTGAGTGTAGTCCAAGATCCACAAGCAGAAATCCGCGCTGCTGCAATTGAAGCCCTCAGTAGCTTTCATGATGAACGCATACCACCAGTTTTGTTAAACGCTTTAGATGATGTAGCCCCCACAGTTAGACGTGCAGCAGTGGTTGGTTTAGGTTTTCGCCCCGACTTACGCCAAGCATTCGATTTAGTAACGAGACTGCAACCAAAACTTTACGACATTAATCTTGATGTTTGTTGTGCAGCAGTAGTTACCCTTTCTCGCATGGGTTGTGATGACGCTGCAAAACACTTATTTGATTTGCTGATTTCATCCCAGACACCGATAACCCTGCAATTAGAAACTATCCGCGCTTTAAGTTGGATGGGAACACCATCGAGTTTGGAATATTTACAAACAGCATTTCATCAAAGTACATCAGAAACAGTGTGGCAAGAAATTATCACAGTTTTAGGGCGAGTGCAAAAGCCGGAGTTAACGACACCAGCCACAGAAATTTTACTAGAAGTACTACGATTGCACCGTCGAGCTACAGAAATTGCCACTATCAAAAGTGCGATCGCTTTATCTTTAGGACAGTTGGGCAAAATCGAAGCAATTGAAGCCTTGATTTGGCTACTAGCTGATTCTAATACTTCGGTGAGGCTACATGCGATCGCTGCACTGAAAAATCTGGATCAAGAAGCCACACATCAACAATTGCAGGAGTTAGCAACAAATAACGAGGCACTCACACCAGATTTGCAACAAGGAATAGCGATCGCTCTGGCAGAGTGGTAA
- a CDS encoding DUF4915 domain-containing protein gives MLLPVEKMNQNPVAATNSLGMNASRQFTPWLLEQNFSLAFTTYQAGKLFFIGLQPSGNLSVFERTFETRQL, from the coding sequence ATGCTCCTTCCTGTAGAAAAAATGAATCAAAATCCTGTGGCTGCAACTAATAGCTTGGGAATGAATGCCTCACGGCAGTTCACGCCCTGGCTGTTGGAGCAGAATTTCAGTCTAGCTTTCACCACCTATCAAGCAGGTAAATTATTTTTCATCGGCTTGCAGCCGAGCGGTAACCTATCTGTATTCGAGCGTACCTTTGAAACGAGGCAGCTTTGA